From the genome of Nicotiana tabacum cultivar K326 chromosome 17, ASM71507v2, whole genome shotgun sequence:
TATTTTGGGTATATATATGTCCTATATATATTCTCATTAGTACTAGAACGCGTCGCATTATACGAAATAACTTGTAAATAAAATGTAAGTGTATACAAAGATCAGTTTAATTGTACTACTACTAATTTTATACCTTCAAATATTTATCACAATATATACTTAAATGTGTCGTATTGATTGTATCTTAACACAAATAGTCATACTTCTATACGTATTCCCGAATTCTAAGATACAGGTAATAAGAATTTGATTTTAGATCTACACTCTATAGGATGTCGATACCCGTGTCCCAGCAACAGAGGAATGTTGCTGGTTTTAAATCTggataaagaagaaaaattatgGGTAAAATTAGTTAATTTATAATGAATCGTGTTTTTAGATCATTATTCTATccataacttatttttcttccttttcaatCATTAAGAAACTTTAGTATGTACTATATGTGAATACAAGTAAAACCGTAAGAATTCTTCCAATTAATAAAATCATAGCAAAGATTACTAACTTACCAGAGACTTACACAACACAAGATGTTTTCAATGAGTTTGGCTTCATCCAAAAAAACATggaatctctctctctctctctctctctctctctctctctctctctctctctctctctctctcaaatggGCGATATGCTGTCTGGGGTCGCCCTTTCATATGGAATACGGCTTTTAAGTGACCTAGAAATTCTTGGGATGGATCACCTTACTAAACTCTGATTATGTTTGTTATCATGTCTTTTAAATTGTAAAACATCATATATCTTTCCTATcaataaattagttagtcaataaGTGTCTTTTAAAGTTTAAGGGGAAAAAGGGGAATGCATTTCCATTTAATGTTATGATGAAtagttttgttttttgtttttaagCTTTAGAAGAGATTATGTATctatttaaaatcctaaattagttGGCGTAAAAGAGTTCTAACTTGCTGAAATTTGGCTGAAGAAAACTATCCGTTACAACATGAACCAAATTTTTTTGGGAACATTTTCTCCAATACAGGAAACATATTCTTAAATTTGCACAATGTAGCTTAATGGCCAGCTTTCTACCAAGCGAAGGTGCAAATAATCTACACTGATAACTGGATTCTACACAGAAACAATTAATTAGTGATAATAACAAGAATGAAAATAAGACCATGGGTTCAACTGAAATCACTTTCTGCTTAAATTATGTATGCATACAATAATTACAACAATCACGTTTTTATCCCAAGCAAGTTGGAATCAGCTAAACGACAAATTATGTATGCATAggcaattaaaaaataaaaaaaatcaagataACATTATTGTGAATCCTAGATCCAGGATTGGCCTCtaaatttaagtaacaataatCAAAAAAGATCTTTTTGCTGAAACTCATCGAGCATATCTTCTAGAGACGACAAGGTGAAGACATCTTCGCTTAAACGTTCCTCTTGGGCCGAAAATTTAGATTTTGCTTTGTATGAAGGAATCATTTTATTCAAGATTTGTAAGGGGTGTTGAAATCCATAATCATTTCCGAAATAGAACAACACATGTTCATCAGCCGCCATTCTATGTTCTTTAGTTTCTGTCACGTTATTCTTCATATCTGTCCGCTGCAGATTCTTTATTATACCCTCAACTTTTGGTAAAGTTGGGAAATCAACAAGAGGATCGTTCTTGAAAGGGGGACGAGGTTTCTTGTAGAACAGTACTGCTCCTGTTCTTCTATGTCTTACAACTTCTAAAGCTGAACTACAGCTCGACATGAGAACTCAACTCGATTTGTGCAAATAACTTTTTTACGTGCCTAACGcggttgtatatatatatatatatagttgtgcACTGGTGTTATATGTTACCTAGAAGCCTACCAAATTGGATTCCTGTTTAAGCCGAAGTTCCGAAATTGTAGGGACATAACAAGCCTCGTCATAAACTAATGAACCCTACTAGGATAGGTGATTTCTTTGAGCAAGTGTGAAATGAATCATGTTTCCTCTTAAACATCATTTGTCTGTTTAAAGCTATATTCCATTTGAATAATGCTACTCTTGTTTTTATGTTAAGCACTCCTTTAAAGATATTGCTCACATTAAAATTATTATTGCTTAAAATTAATCTGCTCCATAATTACCCAACATTATTATAATTTTTGAATGGATTTAATACAAAATTTAGTAATCAAATCGGATAGTTAATTCTATTCACCTGATTTTCTCAAGAGGAAGAAACGCGAATACATTAGAGTGATATGACGATATCGCGGAAAACTCTACGCAGATTACGGAAGTATTACTTGTACATTTTCTCATGGgtggattttctatttttcaaaCTGAGAAAATAAGCGAGATAGTTCACATTCTGTTGTCCTATTGGTTGCAGCTGCAGACTCCTTAGTCACTAGTATTTGGCTACCGTGAACCTTTaatactattattgtgaatttactGACAAAGTTCACTTTATAACTCAAACTATTAGACTTTGATTTAGGTGTGAGAAGGATGTCCCATCCAAAGGACATCATGTACCGCATGTTTTAATGAAATGGACACTGGAGTAATAGATTGAGTTGGTGTAAACACTCTGTGCAGGAAAATATTTACCCCGAAAGCAAATTAGGACAAACCTTTCATATGTGGTTCTCCTTATTCATCAGAGAATAAATTCAATTCGGGGCTCTGGGAGAATCGAGGAGCAGGAGTTATTTGATAAGATTCGTGCTCGGAAAAATGCTAGACCAGTAAATCTCCTATATCATTTGTAAAGCTAAGGATATGTAAACGTTTTCTTCTACTGTTGGCAAATTCATTACATTTCTTGGATATAAAGAATGAAATAAATTGCAAAATCTCATCCAGATAATGGGAAAGCTTaagtgaaaaatcaaaaaatggacAATGTAGTCTACTGCACAACATACAAAAAACTTCTTTCCATTTTTACTTCCCTGCAAAAGGAAAGAGCCATAATCATTGACTTGGGGGAGTATCCTCGGTGCCCTTTGCTTTTCCCCTGAGCATGTCCGAAAAACCACCTCTCATGATCCGCCTAAATCGTGTGTCTTCTACCACTGCTGCAGTTGGTGCAATGGGCTTCAGAGGTTCAACAACTTCCACTGATGGTGGAGATGCATCTCCAGTTTCCCTTTTCCCTAATAAACCACCTTCACCAAAGAAGCTGCTTACTGATGATGCAATTCCCAGATGAGCACCCATTACCTTACTAATCGTATCAAACGTGCCACCAGATCTTTCCCTCATTATAATCTCCAGAGCTTCTTTGTGTGCTGGATCAAGGGAATCAGCATCTTTTAACAGATTTTGAATTGCCGGTAGAAGGAAATCTCTGACACTAGAAGCAGAAAGATCTGCAATAAAACAATCATAAACTGAGCATAGGAAGATTCTAATGAAAAGGTCATGTAAAATGCTAAGATACAGGGGATGAAAAGCAGGACAAAGTCACAGAGTGCAAAATTTAGGCTTTGATAGCACATGTAGTTACATTTTGTATGTCAAAGACTATACAATAGGCAACCAGAGGAAGAGAGATCAATAGGAGAACTTGTCCTTAGACCTTCCGCATATCATCTCTGACATTAGATACATCAGTTAAACCACAGAGAGATTATATATTGAATGCTTCggtgtttcttcttctttcactttgtttCTCCTTTCCTGTGTTTAGTTTTCAGGGTGCTGGCAGACTTAGTTCGGTAGAGACAGTCCGAGTATCTATAGAAATCAAATATCATTCAATTTTTCAGAAGTTCTTTGGAGTCATATTTCTATCAACCCTCCTTAGGTCCGGAAGGTAACTGGAGGTCTCTTTCACTCATTTGAGAGTTTCCTAGGTTTCACTTAACTATCTTAGGACATGTCTGTCATGCACTTGCTATTGACATGAACAAGAAAATGAATCACGCTAAACCTAATAAATTACAACCTATCGCTTTTTTACTTCAGCGTGTATTTAGGTACAAATTGGGCCATTTGTCAGGTAATTCCTCTGGATGGCACAAAACTCCATAAGATCTACTTTGATCAACCACTAAAGATAAAGGTAGTTTACAACAAATATATCAGAAAATTAACCCCCAGTATCAGTCCATCGTGTTACATATTTTTTCGTACTTTGCTACATCTTTCAAAGCAGCTAACCTAGAGGCAATCATCTCGAATAAACATATACCAACAGAAAGTAAAGAGAGTTatgaaggagaagaagagaagaatATCTAAAAGGAGCAAACCAGTAGCATCAAGAGCACGAATTGATTCACAAAACGCGTCCGCTCTCTCACGGCGACGTCTCACGTCACTTGAAGGAGGAGGTGTTGCTGTAAGTAGGAAAATCTTGGACAACAGATGTATCATAAGTTAAAGAAAGCtaatgagaaatagaaattgaacTAGTGCTTTGGCACACGTTATAAGAATGTATCTACTTCAAGAGTGCATAAAAGCTGAAGTAAAAGATTGAGGATATAATCTCTTAATCTCTCCGTCGTATGTGGCACTGCCATCACCAATGCACGAACTACAGCTATTGTAGCTTCATGTGATCCATCCTCAAGAAAAGCATCCATTTGAACACGTATTTTGTCAACAATCTAACAAGACGGTTAGAAGAGCCGGTCTCATCAAAGCCTCTATAGATCAACATAGAATAAGAATGACACCAGATATTTAAAAAGAAACCTTTCCATACCGCATCATTTTTAAACTGCTGTGCTACAGCTCCAAAAGCATCAATGCTGGCGTATTTCACATTCAAGTTTTGGTCAGAACCAAGAGTTACTAGAGCAGGCAAAACATGAGTTGAGGCGACCTTGGCATCAATACATGGAACCTGGTGAAGTTTCAAATATGGTACAAAGAATGTTACGACAacgcttaaattattattatattttttttgagaAAGACAGGAATTGACATAATCCCAAGAAAAACCAAAGGACTTACAATGACTTTAAAAAGATTGGCAGCGGTTGTCTTCATGTTTATGTCAGAGCTCACAACCATTTCCCAGAGGATGTTAAAAATCATATTGTGATGTTCATCAATGGTGCTGCAGGAAAAGAGAGTCTAGCCATCATCTAAGGAGTTCAGACACAGGACTGTAATGATTAACTTGTTAAATGGCACAAACCAAAGGAAGCGAACAGAATTGAAAATCTCGCGCTTCACTGGCTGACTCTCTCGCTCTGAAGTTTGAATCAAGAGATTTCTCAAGTACTCTGTCAATAGTTCATGCTTTCTAGGGGATCCTAAAACACCTGCAAGCAGAAGAGGCAGGACGCAGATGGCAGCAAGTCTTTCAGCTACAGCAGTTTTTGGTTTTAAACCTGTTGAAGAGTAAATCAACACCAATTTGAAAAGGTTTGAACATGATGTATGACTTAAAGGTTAATAATCAGAAAGTTTTTAACTCATTACCTCTTATTCTTGATTGGCGTGTTGCAGGGAAGTATGATAAATCACCATTGTCACCAACTGCTACCAAGAATATAGGTAGCATGATGTGTGTCAGGTAAGGTTCCCCAAGCAGGACTGAAACGGCCAATAAAAACTGCATTGCCAAATTAAAGACGAATTCGGGAAACAAGAACGCATTTTCAAACCTAAACCACCAAAACTCATGTCAAACAATTCAAGCTACCTGTGTGATTCGATTCCTTAAATTATCTTCCTTCTGAGGCAATAGAGAGGCCAGTTCAATCAATGCTGAAAAGCAATCAATATGCAACCACTCAAAAGAAGGCCAATCCATCTTTCCTCTGCACATACAATTCAAATATGTAGCAAGTATTAGCTACACATGAGAGTACCTTTGCAGAAGAAAGTATAGAAAGGTAGGTTAAAAACGCAGGCAAAAGGGAATATTACCCTGCATACTGTTCAAGTAGTGAAGTAGAAAAAACTAGTCCTTTGTCATCTGAAATCAAAGGGAATGGACAGGTCTCAATAGCTTTCTTGAGCACAAATGGAAGCAACTCTATTAGTAAGCGCAACAAAACGTCTATGTTCCACCGCTCTCTCTCTCCTAAAGCACGAAGATGTGACTCAACAGAACCTTCAACCCCTGAAAGAGGTTGACAACGCTgggaaaaaaatatatgtatcaGATCCATGTCTAAGGCAAGTTACTACTTCAGTGAGAAACAAAATAAATGTAGAATACATACCTGACCAGAGCCCAATGCATGAGATAATAAAACTTGTAGCAAATGATCCAACTCCTTTCCCCAGTTTACTAAAGCTGGAACAACTTCCTTGATTGTTGTATCCACAACCACTCCAGATGGATCACACGCCAATTGAaacatcatctcctcaacctgtacacacacacacaaaaaaaaaagaggaattggagaACTTCCAATTATGTTTATCTTATCATTTAATCAGTTTCGGCAATCACACTAAGACCAGCAGAAAATGCTCCCTTCCTAGACCACGGAGCTTACTTTGTAGGAAATTCTGTCAAGTCAGATTTCTTCTCCGTGATTGCCTCGAAGCTTATGTAGTGAAGCTGACCTTGAAATATTTGTCCGTATTTGGGAAGAGAGGCAGAAGCAATGCCAAGTTATGAGCAGCAGCCTCCCGAACAACAGTTGCAGGATCCTCGATCAGCTGTTGCACAATAGACAAGATAAGAGAATCTCGAATCTCAGGGCGCACGAATTCAGCAAGCTCTCCACATGATTGAGCAACTAGCAAGCGGCGCTCCTCATACATGTGATTGATCTACATTTCACAATATAACAGtaagagcagttgcaagagttgatgGAAAATATGGTAAAATCATGAGAGCATCCAGCATATATAATAATTCACCTGTTCCCAACACTGAGGAAGAAGTTCAGTTTCCGTTCTCATCTCTCCAACATTTCTGGCAAGGGTGACACAAGCCTAAACGTGATAACAAAATTGGTGGCATGCtcaactttaagaaaaaaaatccatTATGAATTAATAGTTTTGACAATCTTACATCCATTATAATCCGTCTCTGTTCTTCATCAGGACGTTTGATTAAGTTGAATAATGTATGAGTCAAGGAGTCCCGCGTACTGCTATCTGGGTGGCGCTCAATTGCACACATTATAAGAGGAAGAAGCTCCTGCAGAGACAACACCAATCAAGTGGAATGACAGCTAATTAGACAAAAAGATTTGCAGATCCCTCAAGGTTGCTGAAGaatattttggaagccattgaaACAACATTTTGAAAAAGGTTTGAAAAAGAAAAGTTCGTGGAAGCCGAAGATATATTGGGATAGTTGTAGCTTTTTTGAAGATTTTTAAGTGTTTTGTCAGTGGAAAGAGAGTTTTCAATGAAAAGCACCCTTCAAGCACTTCTTCATTTGAAAACGCCTTTGAAAAAACTTTTTAAGATCATGTTTGTCAAGAAAAGTTTCAAAACTTGAAAAGATTTTCTCAAACAAAAGCCTCCTAAATAAGATAAGAACATCAGACTTCAGAAGCATGATTTTGAATAATAACAAATGGCAAAACACACCTCTCTGTGGTTGATCAAAACATAAGGTACAATTTTTGGCAATGCATCTGAAAGGATCTGAATAGTCCCCAAACCCTGCGAAATCCAAAAAGTTTGACGTATAATTGCCAAGCGAAAACGTTACCAAGCAAAAGCCATCATGTATACATATGAGAGAGAGCTTACGATCTTTTCAGCATTTGATTCGACAAATAAATTGTCTGGTTTCAAGATTAGTCCTTTAGCCTCTGAAGGTAGCTCACCATTGTGTGCGAGTACATTCTCGACTTTCTCAACAATGCCGTTATCATTTGAAGCTTCCACTACTTCCTCAGGTTTGGTAATTGTGTCAGCAGAGGTTTGAGCCATCAATAACTGAGAATTGGCATTTCCTAAATCCCCAGAAGAGATGCCAGCTGAATCGTCAAAGACATTATGCTCACTTGATTCTCCAACTTCATTTTCAGGACCTGTATTTCTAGTTTCTTCATTGTTATCTTCAAGAGACTCACTGTTCAAGGAATCATTTGCCAATTTCAACCTCTGGATCTCATTCTGTAGGAACTTCATCTCTTCCTTATAACTATCTATTGATGGCAGGTTCGCAACATCTTCAGAATCGCTTGTTACAAAATTACGCGCAGAACGAGCACCCTCTATATGCATTTTTAATGAAGTTATTTCAGCTCTGCATTCATTCAATTCTTGTCTTTGCCTATCTAGAGATTGCTTCAAGGTTTGAACCTAAAGTACATCATTCAAGTATGAGGTATGTACATGCTACACAGGAAAATCTtgtaaaacataaaacataacAAAGAAACTACCAGAATCTCCTTGTCCTTCATTTCCTTCTGCAATGCCTCCAAAGATTTTGTCACTACTGTGACTTGGGCCTCTGCCATATCTTTACTCCTAAGCAAGGACTGCTTTTCATGTTTCAGCTTGTCTTTTTCTTTCACCAAATACTCATTTTCTC
Proteins encoded in this window:
- the LOC107821016 gene encoding uncharacterized protein LOC107821016, giving the protein MDVEKSSLCNCVVNFLLEENYLLTAFELLHELLDDGRDDQAIRLKQFFSDPSQFPPDQISRFNSLRVADPQSLLEEKEALEEKLALCEYEFRLAKEDIVQLKTELQKKSQTFPRQTSDSKIDASENHGTDFQQQKREGSFSDLGPLKDNERRDLNCAVKEYLLLAGYRLTAMTFLEEVTDQDLDVQQNSSAGVPDALRHYYYQYLSSTSEAAEEKIAMLRENEYLVKEKDKLKHEKQSLLRSKDMAEAQVTVVTKSLEALQKEMKDKEILVQTLKQSLDRQRQELNECRAEITSLKMHIEGARSARNFVTSDSEDVANLPSIDSYKEEMKFLQNEIQRLKLANDSLNSESLEDNNEETRNTGPENEVGESSEHNVFDDSAGISSGDLGNANSQLLMAQTSADTITKPEEVVEASNDNGIVEKVENVLAHNGELPSEAKGLILKPDNLFVESNAEKIGLGTIQILSDALPKIVPYVLINHREELLPLIMCAIERHPDSSTRDSLTHTLFNLIKRPDEEQRRIIMDACVTLARNVGEMRTETELLPQCWEQINHMYEERRLLVAQSCGELAEFVRPEIRDSLILSIVQQLIEDPATVVREAAAHNLALLLPLFPNTDKYFKVEEMMFQLACDPSGVVVDTTIKEVVPALVNWGKELDHLLQVLLSHALGSGQRCQPLSGVEGSVESHLRALGERERWNIDVLLRLLIELLPFVLKKAIETCPFPLISDDKGLVFSTSLLEQYAGGKMDWPSFEWLHIDCFSALIELASLLPQKEDNLRNRITQFLLAVSVLLGEPYLTHIMLPIFLVAVGDNGDLSYFPATRQSRIRGLKPKTAVAERLAAICVLPLLLAGVLGSPRKHELLTEYLRNLLIQTSERESQPVKREIFNSVRFLCTIDEHHNMIFNILWEMVVSSDINMKTTAANLFKVIVPCIDAKVASTHVLPALVTLGSDQNLNVKYASIDAFGAVAQQFKNDAIVDKIRVQMDAFLEDGSHEATIAVVRALVMAVPHTTERLRDYLLSKIFLLTATPPPSSDVRRRRERADAFCESIRALDATDLSASSVRDFLLPAIQNLLKDADSLDPAHKEALEIIMRERSGGTFDTISKVMGAHLGIASSVSSFFGEGGLLGKRETGDASPPSVEVVEPLKPIAPTAAVVEDTRFRRIMRGGFSDMLRGKAKGTEDTPPSQ